Genomic DNA from candidate division WOR-3 bacterium:
GATTTGACTGATGAAGTTGTCTATCTAATCGGTAAAGGGTACGGCACTTATGTCCAAAGGCGGAAGGCGGAGTGCGGAATTGAGAATTTATCAGAAGTTCTTATCGGTCGGGATGTCCGGCTCTCTTCGGAAAGGATAAGAAATGCCCTAATTGCCGGAATAACTTCTACTGGCCTGGATGTGATTGATTTGGGGATAATTCCGACACCCGTCTTTTACTTTTCCCTTTTCCATTACGATAAAAATGCGGGAATGCAAATTACCGGTAGTCACAATGAGAAAGAGTATAATGGGTTTAAAATTGGTTTTGGTAAGACAACAATCTACGGCGAAGAGATTCAGAAGTTAAGAAGGTTAGTTGAAGAGGGGAAATTTAAGCAAGGGGAAGGAAAGGTCTCTTCCCGAAATCCAATCCCAGATTATATTGGGACGCTAAAAGAGAGAATTAAGTTTAAGAATTCATTAAAAGTTGTTTTTGACCCAGGAAACGGTACGGTGGGGATTCTTTTAGAAGAGTTATTGAGAGATTATCCCATTGAACCGGCCTTTATCAACTTAGAACCGGATGGCAACTTTCCGGTTCATTTACCCGACCCGACGGTTGATAGATATATGAATGATCTAAAGAGTTTGGTCTCGGAATTGGATGCGGATTTGGGGATTGGTTATGACGGTGACGGTGACCGGATTGGGGCAGTGGCTGAGGATGGCGAAATCGTCCGGGGGGATAAACTTCTTGGGATTTTTGCCCGGGATTTAATCAAGCGGGTGCCGAAGGCGAAAGTGGTTTTTGATGTGAAATGTTCTAAGGGTCTAAAAGAGTATATCACTCAGATTGGCGGCGTACCGATAATGTGGAAGACTGGCCATTCTTTGGTTAAAGCAAAGATGAAAGAAGAAGGAGCCCTTTTGGCAGGAGAGATGTCTGGTCATATGTTCTTTGGCGAAAATTATTTTGGCTACGATGATGCGCTCTACGCTTCCTTAAAATTATTGCAGATCGTTTCGGAAACGGGAAAGGGATTGAGAGAACTCGCCTCCGAAATCCCTCATTATATCTCAACTCCGGAGATTCGGATTGAATGTCCGGAGGCGGAAAAGTTTGAAATCGTCGCGGAAGCAAAAGCATACTTTTTTAAGAAACTGGCAGGGAGAAAATGCGAAATAATTGATATTGACGGTGTGAGGGTGGAATGGGAGGATGGTTTTGGACTTTTACGGGCATCAAATACCCAACCGATTTTGGTCCTGCGCTTTGAAGGAAAAACCGAAAAGAGATTGGAGGAGATAAGGGAAATCTTCTTATCCTTCCTTAGCAAATATTCCTATATTAAAATACCCGCTTCTTAGATTGGTGTTTAAGGTAAAAAAGGAACCGAAGGCGATTATAAAAATTGCTTTTGGCTGGTTTAAGAAGGCGATTGAAGATTACCATCTCTTAGAGGATGGGGAGAAGGTTTTGGTAGGGGTTTCGGGTGGTAAGGATTCCCTTTGTCTTCTCCATATCTTTAATGAGTATAATAAGCGAAAGAAGAAGAATTGGCAAATCCTTGCCTGTCACATCAATCCGGGTTTTGCCAATTGGCCAAAAGAACAAGTAGAAAAGAGATTGCGGGATTTGGGGGTTAGTTATATCGTAAAGAGTTTACCAATTGGGGAGAAGGTGAAAAAGATTGGTGAAGATTTCTGTTTTTTCTGTTCCCGGGAGCGGAAGAAAGCACTCTTTACTGTTGCCGAAGAGAATAAAATAAATAAGATTGCCCTTGCCCACCACCGGGAAGATGTGAATGAGACCTTCTTCTTAAATCTTCTCTTCGCCGCGGAAATTTCTACCTTTGTGCCGAAACAGGATTTCTTTGGAGGCAAGTTTTATATTATAAGACCATTATACCTCTTCACAGAAGAAATAATCGCCTCTTATCTCAAAGTTTTTTCTATTAAACCGATAAGAAATCCTTGCCCCTATGCCCAACTTTCCGAAAGGGAGAGGATTAGGCGAATCTTAATTTCCTATTACCGAAGGGACCCCAGAATTCGGGATAATATCTTTTGGGGAATAAAGAATATAAAAACCCATTATCTGCCATAATTATTTATTTTCCCGCCTTCTCTTTAACTCCTTTTCCCAACCCACTCCTTTTGGCTCGTAATATCTTCTGCCTTTTAAGGCTTTGGGTAGATATTCCTGTTCTACCTTTCCTTCGGGATAGTTATGGGGATACTTGTAATCTTTACCGTAACCCAATCTCCGCATTAAAGGAGTAGCCGGGTTTCTTAAATGTAAGGGAACGGGTTGAGTATGGGTATTTAAGGCATCCTCTTTTGCTTTTTGGTAGGCGAGATAGACAGAATTACTCTTTGGTGCCAGCGCTAAATATATGACCACCTGGGCTAATGCCAAACTACATTCCGGTAAACCGACAAATTCTACCGCTTCTTTTGCCGCATTGGCAATCACTAAGGCTTGCGGGTCCGCATTACCAATATCTTCGGAGGCTAAAATGACTAATCGCCGGGCAATGAATAATGGGTCTTCCCCGGCTTCCAACATCCTCGCTAACCAGTAGAGTCCGGCATCCGGATCGCCGCCTCTTATTGACTTAATAAAGGCGGAGATTAGGTTATAATGCTCTTCACCCTTCTTGTCGTATAAGAAAAATTTCCGTTCCGCAATCTCTTCCATCAGCTTCTTTGTTATTCTCCTCTTGCCCTCTTTCACCTCGGCACTCATTGTCGCCATTTCTAAGATGTTCAGTGCTTGGCGGGCATCACCATTAGAGAGAATTGCGATGTAGTTGAGAACTTCTTCGTTCACCACCGGATTAAACTTCTTTAACCCTTCTTCGCTTATTAAAGCCCGCTTTAAGATTGTCTTTATCTCTTTCTCTCCCAAGGGATTTAAGATAAATACCCGGCATCGGGAAAGGAGGGGACCAATCACTTCAAAAGAAGGGTTTTCGGTTGTCGCACCAATGAGAATAATTTTCCCTTTCTCCACATAAGGGAGGAAGGCATCTTGTTGCGCTTTATTGAAGCGATGGATTTCGTCAACGAAGAGAATCGTCCGCTTGCCATAAATCTTTTCTTGATAATTGGCTTCCCGAATCACCTTTCGGATATCACCCACCCCAGAAGTGACCGCACTGAAAGAGATGAAATGGGCATTGGCATATTTAGCGATTAAGAGCGCCAAGGTTGTCTTACCCGAACCCGGTGGACCCCAGAAAATCATGGAGAAGATTTCCCCTTTCTCAATAACCTTTCTAAAAGGTTTATCCTTCCCTAAGAGGTGCTC
This window encodes:
- a CDS encoding phosphomannomutase/phosphoglucomutase — translated: MINKDIFREYDIRGIADKDLTDEVVYLIGKGYGTYVQRRKAECGIENLSEVLIGRDVRLSSERIRNALIAGITSTGLDVIDLGIIPTPVFYFSLFHYDKNAGMQITGSHNEKEYNGFKIGFGKTTIYGEEIQKLRRLVEEGKFKQGEGKVSSRNPIPDYIGTLKERIKFKNSLKVVFDPGNGTVGILLEELLRDYPIEPAFINLEPDGNFPVHLPDPTVDRYMNDLKSLVSELDADLGIGYDGDGDRIGAVAEDGEIVRGDKLLGIFARDLIKRVPKAKVVFDVKCSKGLKEYITQIGGVPIMWKTGHSLVKAKMKEEGALLAGEMSGHMFFGENYFGYDDALYASLKLLQIVSETGKGLRELASEIPHYISTPEIRIECPEAEKFEIVAEAKAYFFKKLAGRKCEIIDIDGVRVEWEDGFGLLRASNTQPILVLRFEGKTEKRLEEIREIFLSFLSKYSYIKIPAS
- a CDS encoding ATP-binding protein; amino-acid sequence: MFKVKKEPKAIIKIAFGWFKKAIEDYHLLEDGEKVLVGVSGGKDSLCLLHIFNEYNKRKKKNWQILACHINPGFANWPKEQVEKRLRDLGVSYIVKSLPIGEKVKKIGEDFCFFCSRERKKALFTVAEENKINKIALAHHREDVNETFFLNLLFAAEISTFVPKQDFFGGKFYIIRPLYLFTEEIIASYLKVFSIKPIRNPCPYAQLSERERIRRILISYYRRDPRIRDNIFWGIKNIKTHYLP
- a CDS encoding replication-associated recombination protein A encodes the protein MELFHQGPFLSPLAERLRPKDLDELVGQEHLLGKDKPFRKVIEKGEIFSMIFWGPPGSGKTTLALLIAKYANAHFISFSAVTSGVGDIRKVIREANYQEKIYGKRTILFVDEIHRFNKAQQDAFLPYVEKGKIILIGATTENPSFEVIGPLLSRCRVFILNPLGEKEIKTILKRALISEEGLKKFNPVVNEEVLNYIAILSNGDARQALNILEMATMSAEVKEGKRRITKKLMEEIAERKFFLYDKKGEEHYNLISAFIKSIRGGDPDAGLYWLARMLEAGEDPLFIARRLVILASEDIGNADPQALVIANAAKEAVEFVGLPECSLALAQVVIYLALAPKSNSVYLAYQKAKEDALNTHTQPVPLHLRNPATPLMRRLGYGKDYKYPHNYPEGKVEQEYLPKALKGRRYYEPKGVGWEKELKRRRENK